The following nucleotide sequence is from Alkalihalobacillus sp. LMS39.
TATTTTTCAAAATTCGCTATAATATTTTTTGTTGTGCTTTTTCGATTATTAGTAAAGGTGGAGAGTTTTACATGTTAGTTTTAGCGATTGAAACAAAAAGGTATCAAATGATTGGTTTAGCAAAGAAATACGGCTATACTTCTGAGTTAACCGTAAAGTGTTCACAAGAATTGGACAAGTTGCTGAATATTGCCCAACATTCTTTTTTTCGAATGTAATTCTCGCTCAATGTGAGATTCGTATAAAGAAACGGTCAGTTTCGTTACTGACCGTTCTGTTTTTTATATTGCTCTCGATATTCATTAAATTCTTGAAATAATTGTGTCCCTCGAGGTGGATGTTCTTTCGTTGTTCCACCAGTTCGTAATATATGATCCGCTTCCTTGAGTTTGTCGTATGAATCATTGTCGGCAAAAACATAAATATCGACATCATTTACTTCTTCAGCAATTTCATTGTGTATTCGATGAACAAGTTCTTTGTCGGTTTGTTCTTCTTTAAATACAACACCAGTGAGAACAAATTGGTCATACAGTACAATTCGTACATCTTCTACGTTTTCAAATGTTTTTACTTTTTCCGCTATCGTATCAAGTGTGGCAACATCATACGAGGATTCTTCCGTTACTCTTGTATACACATCTTGTTGCGTCGGGACATTAGGAATCATTTGTGTTTGCGGTGAAAACTGATGCTGATCACTTGGATTATAACAAGCCGCGAGAATTCCAATTGACATGATAATCACGAATCCAATTTTCTTCATTCTTATCACCCCTTTTTATTATTAGCTTGAATGGATTGCCCCTTTTTTAAACTGTTAGTTATACCCAAGGAAAAACAGGAGAATTTTTTAAAAGAATTATGAAATACCATTGCAATGTTCAATATTATTTGATAAGGTAGACACAACAAATTGATAATACTTTACTTCAACCATTTGAAGTGAGAGTAGAGGCGCAAAGACCAATAGTATCTAATTTGAGGAGAATGAGCTCTGTTGATGATTGGAAAAAGGGGGATTTGCCGAAGCCAATAGAAACTCATGTTCTAAAGGCTGGTTCTGTTCTGAAAAAGTGCAGAACTGTCATATAGTTACAACTG
It contains:
- a CDS encoding aspartyl-phosphate phosphatase Spo0E family protein, which translates into the protein MLVLAIETKRYQMIGLAKKYGYTSELTVKCSQELDKLLNIAQHSFFRM
- a CDS encoding YhcN/YlaJ family sporulation lipoprotein; the encoded protein is MKKIGFVIIMSIGILAACYNPSDQHQFSPQTQMIPNVPTQQDVYTRVTEESSYDVATLDTIAEKVKTFENVEDVRIVLYDQFVLTGVVFKEEQTDKELVHRIHNEIAEEVNDVDIYVFADNDSYDKLKEADHILRTGGTTKEHPPRGTQLFQEFNEYREQYKKQNGQ